The window TTGTGGGGGATGTAGAGCTATCTATCCCAAGGTGCTGATGtggactattttgggtttcTCCTCTTTTGTGTAAGATTAGGAAAGAAATCCTTGACTATTTTGAGTTATTCTTGATATGTTTGATCTTTTCACAGATATGTCAATTTGCGAAGATGAATCAAGATGTGCAATTCCTTCAAGTGAACAATGAGGAGCAAAATGCCATGTGTTATAGTCTGAATGTCTATGTCCtacctttcttttggttttacAGGGAAGCCCACAGTCGTCTATTCAATTTTAGTTGCACGATTATCCGTTGCTGCTGTGGCAATTTGCAGACGCCGGAGAAGAACGTGGCAATTTGTAGACGTCGGAGATGTTTCAGATTTTTTAACACCTCATCTGCAAGTCTGCAACCACCACTCCAGGCGTCATAAACGTTCCATTGCCACCTTCACCACCAAGAATGGGTTCCATCGTCGTTGGTGTAAAAAATCGTCTAGATTGAAGGCGTCGCCGCCCTCTTTTCCGGCGTCTCTGCAACCGTCCTCTGCCAAACACTCTCAAACTTGATTTTTTCCTCcaatagtttctaatttatccAAATGGGTATTATTGTAAACTCCTGTTgccataagggtattttggcattttacaaaTTTATGGCCTGTTGACATCGTCATTTAACAGGTTCACCCTAACAGAATGGGTATTACGTCAGTCCCAGTGAGTCTATAAGTAAGGTttttaaaacaagggggtataCAAGTAAACGAGACAAACCTCAGGTTTGAAATCCCTTATTTGCCACTGACTTAaggaacttttagaaataagacaaaaggcaattaaaaagaaaatgtcaagttctaaatacacctatagaagtGTCATTTAAGCAACACCTTCATATTCTATTGTTGATATTAAATTTTAAGTGTTGTTGTTTATGGATTAAGAATATAATCCATAATATGTTCACTTTTCATTCATATAATTTTGGGGCGGACTTTATGCACGATCGCCTTCCGTGATCTGTCATTTCGTCACATAGAGGGTGTGTTTTACATTTGAGGGGGGATTTTTATCCCTATCCAACGTTTTATATGCAACATGTGCAAAACTGTTTGCCTatatagtgttttttttttgggtagatgcCTATATAATTTTTAAGGTTTATACTTAAGCAAGTTAATGCGTTGATTTATGCACCCTAATGTGgaattttctcatatttttgtTTATAATTGTTTATTACTAACTGCCTTGCAGCGTAGATGTGAAGGTAAgtactttttgtttgtttggttttgatctaATTCATAAATTAGGGTTTATAATCTAGGACTATTTATAATATTGTTTAGCTTTGATTTATTTTATGAATTAGGGTTATTGCTTAGGAGTATTTATTATCCTACAAAAACATCAAATGAACGGGAAGACCAGGTTTAACGGATGGATCGAGGTGCTCAACACTTTCCTTGATCCATAATCTGACTCAAACCCAACCTCTGGGTAGAGACCAATTCCATTAGAATTGTGGGTTGAGTGGGATAGAGTTGTGATCAACTACCCATACGGGCAGCAATGGGGACAGATCCAACCCTCCATGGGCTGTGGGACCCATGCCCATGGACGGTTCAGATTTGTCCCCAAAGTCCCCAAGTGGGGAGCAGTGCTAGGATTATTGTCCCTTCATTACATTTCTCTATTCTTCTACCCCATTACACGTTTGGCTCATTCTCCTCACTGTCCCGTCTCATACTTATGTGCAAACAAATAGAGCCCAAggtttaccaacaaaaaaacaaaaaaatagagcCAAAGGGAAAACTATCAAATATGATAAGAATTCTCATTActataaaactttgaaaaataaaattcaacttCCACTCACTATTATTACTCACAACCAGCAATCATTCTTGAGGAAGCTCCGATGGTTtccttaaattaaaaataatcagTGCCAAGAATCCGCTATGGTGTTATGCATCTAACCTTGTAATCTCATCTTCTATCAAAATAAAACTGTTGACGCTCTCACACTCTAATAAGTTCATCTGtatcttaaaaaataataataaaatattattatattaatctTTCTTTGCAATCTTCAAATCTGCATCCTTCCATCTGTTCAGTGTTCTAATCCCAATCTTCTGCCTCTAATGTCCACCATGGGAAGTACCACAGAGTCGACTGCTCGATCccttgggtttcttcttctgccGGCCTTTCTTCTCTATGTCGACCACTCATGGCTCTCAGTGGGAGCTACAACCCAAGAGCTGCTCATAGGCTTCACGGCCACTCCAGACCCACCTGTATCGTCCTTCCAACCCCTTCTCCACAACCCAAACGGAACTTTCTCTCTGGGTTTTCTCCGAAACGGAAGTTCCCAACTCGCTCTCGCTATTGTTCACGTCCCTTCTTCCGAACCTGTGTGGCTCGCGAACCCGACTCGTTGGGCGCGGTGGTCCAAATCCACTGTGCTCTTCTTCAACGGTAGTCTCGTCTTGTCTGATCCGCACACGGGGGTACTCTGGTCAACTCATACCGATGGTGAACGTCTTCTAATCCTCAACAGCGGAAACCTTCAGATACAGAAGCTAGATGGTTCAGGCTCAGTCGTCCTCTGGCAGAGTTTTGATTTCCCGTCCGACACGCTTCTGGAAAATCAGAATTTTACGATGAATGTGTCTCTGGTTTCGTCAAATGGCCTCTATTCTATGAGATTGGGAGACGATTTTATTGGATTGTATGTTGAGTTCAAAGCAGGTCTGGATCAGATTTACTGGAGACATAGAGCCCTGGAAGCAAAAGCAAGCATTGTCGACGGCAGACCAATTTATGCTCGAGTTAGCCCGAATGGGTTTCTGGGTATGTATCAAACGGAAGCAGCTCCCGTCGATGTACAATCTTTTAACACCTTTCATAGGCCAATTTCAGGTATCCGACGACTCAGGCTAGAATCAGATGGGAATCTCAGGGGTTATTATTGGTACGATTCGAAGTGGGTTTCCGATTTTCAAGCGATCGACAACGAGTGCGAGCTCCCGAATGCGTGCGGATCGTATGGTCTCTGCCTTCCGGGAGGAGATTGCAGGTGCCTGGATAACCGAACAGAGTATTCCTCCGGCGGCTGTTTTCCGCCAGAATCCGGCGATTTCTGCAAAGTAAGAGGCGAAGACTATGCGAGTGCGACTGAGTATTGGGTTCTGAGAAGGGCAGGCGTCGAGTTGCCTTACAAGGAGCTGATGGGGTTTGAAAAGATGGGATCTTTGGAGGAATGCGAGAGTTCTTGCAAGAGCAACTGCAGCTGTTGGGGATCTGTTTTCCACAACGTTTCTGGATTCTGCTACGCATTGAATTATCCGATAAGCACGTTGGTGAGTTTCGGAGACGCCAGCAAGATTGGGTATTTCAAGGTGAGAAGAATCGAGGAAGAGAAGACGAGAAGGGGAGTGCGTCTTGCAGATGGGATAGCTCTCTTGATTGGGACGGTTTTGATCTTCGTTGGGATTGCTGGGTTTGGGACTTACATGTGGATGAGAAGAAAGGAGCTAGAGCATGACATATTCATGGAGGAGCAGGATCTGTCACATGGTTCGTACAGGGAACTGCTGAGATCGTCGAGCTTTGGAGCAGTTGAGCTCTGCAAGAGATGACGAGAGACCCATCTAACATGCTAAACAACAATATTACGTGCAGTCCATGCCTTCTTGGCTGCTCAAGCCAGGGAAACTTGAACAAAAAGTAAATCTGTTTATTATTCTCCTCAACAAATTGGGAGATCATCATAGGAATTACAAGGAAGCATAATTGCATAATTGAATCATTGAATTTTGTTTACCTAAAATGAAATGCT is drawn from Telopea speciosissima isolate NSW1024214 ecotype Mountain lineage chromosome 1, Tspe_v1, whole genome shotgun sequence and contains these coding sequences:
- the LOC122659506 gene encoding PAN domain-containing protein At5g03700-like → MSTMGSTTESTARSLGFLLLPAFLLYVDHSWLSVGATTQELLIGFTATPDPPVSSFQPLLHNPNGTFSLGFLRNGSSQLALAIVHVPSSEPVWLANPTRWARWSKSTVLFFNGSLVLSDPHTGVLWSTHTDGERLLILNSGNLQIQKLDGSGSVVLWQSFDFPSDTLLENQNFTMNVSLVSSNGLYSMRLGDDFIGLYVEFKAGLDQIYWRHRALEAKASIVDGRPIYARVSPNGFLGMYQTEAAPVDVQSFNTFHRPISGIRRLRLESDGNLRGYYWYDSKWVSDFQAIDNECELPNACGSYGLCLPGGDCRCLDNRTEYSSGGCFPPESGDFCKVRGEDYASATEYWVLRRAGVELPYKELMGFEKMGSLEECESSCKSNCSCWGSVFHNVSGFCYALNYPISTLVSFGDASKIGYFKVRRIEEEKTRRGVRLADGIALLIGTVLIFVGIAGFGTYMWMRRKELEHDIFMEEQDLSHGSYRELLRSSSFGAVELCKR